A single genomic interval of Caldalkalibacillus uzonensis harbors:
- a CDS encoding bifunctional metallophosphatase/5'-nucleotidase: MFNKTRLTMRAVVLCVLLSVMITGLGFGAGVAEGAGAAQTDSERTITAEHNSLSGSKPVSKATFLKALVETIGVQLYDVSAADMEWEHIDDEFAPYVEAALRLQWLDEEQVKDFHPRQHISRQEACHIYVQALNLASAYDDQALTQFRDHRAVSEWAKQSMAAAYELEVLTVKKGHTLQPKAPLSKQDLDHMLRHYEQLDKVNIIHMNDLHGRVLGDPEKGEMGLSKIATLINRAREQHEHVFVFDMGDTFHGTNYVNFNQGMAAVEVMNEIGFDAMVPGNHDFNYGLDRFKAFAELVDFPLISANIVQNGEPILEPYVILETMGKTFAIVGLTSTDTPITTHPDNVKGIEFQDEVETAQNYVDKLKDEVDHIIFITHAGLAVDQRIAEEVEGIDLIVGGHSHSTLHTPQFIGDTYVTQAYEYGKHLGSTTMLFHNGRLIGINGYLWQDSADIAQDPHVQDILERYKQKADEALQEVIGYTDRYLDGARESVRTKETNLGNLIADAMRDMVSADIALQNGGGIRASLGPGEITLGDVMEVLPFQNTVVKLLITGGQLEQVLEHSVSRYPDQHGGFLQVSGLNFTFDPSQPPGSRVQDVWINGEPLQYDRTYSVATNDFLGSGGDGYTWLAEGELVADTGELLSTALMQYLHQEPDIPDVEGRIVVIP, from the coding sequence ATGTTCAACAAAACAAGGTTGACCATGCGTGCCGTTGTTTTATGTGTTCTCTTGTCCGTGATGATCACCGGCCTGGGTTTCGGGGCTGGAGTTGCCGAAGGGGCAGGCGCTGCACAGACTGACAGTGAAAGAACAATAACTGCGGAACACAACAGTCTGTCCGGCAGCAAACCGGTATCAAAAGCCACATTTCTGAAGGCACTCGTTGAAACCATCGGTGTCCAGTTGTATGATGTGAGCGCAGCGGATATGGAATGGGAGCATATTGATGATGAATTTGCCCCATATGTGGAGGCAGCGCTTCGTTTACAATGGCTGGACGAGGAGCAAGTGAAAGATTTCCATCCGCGACAACACATTAGTCGTCAGGAAGCCTGTCATATTTATGTACAGGCCTTGAATCTGGCCTCTGCTTATGACGATCAGGCCTTGACCCAATTCAGGGATCATCGCGCTGTGAGTGAATGGGCAAAGCAATCCATGGCTGCTGCATATGAATTAGAGGTGCTGACTGTCAAGAAAGGACACACCTTACAGCCCAAAGCTCCCCTTTCAAAACAAGACTTGGATCATATGCTCCGGCATTATGAGCAGCTCGATAAAGTGAACATTATACATATGAACGATTTGCATGGCAGAGTACTGGGCGATCCCGAAAAAGGGGAGATGGGATTAAGTAAAATCGCCACGTTGATCAACCGTGCCCGGGAACAGCACGAGCATGTGTTTGTCTTTGATATGGGAGATACGTTTCACGGCACCAATTATGTTAATTTCAACCAAGGGATGGCAGCAGTAGAGGTGATGAACGAAATCGGCTTTGACGCCATGGTGCCCGGCAATCATGATTTCAACTACGGGCTGGACCGGTTTAAAGCATTTGCTGAACTGGTTGATTTTCCCCTTATCAGCGCCAACATCGTCCAAAACGGTGAGCCCATTTTGGAACCGTATGTCATCTTGGAAACGATGGGCAAAACATTCGCCATCGTGGGTTTAACCTCCACGGATACACCCATCACCACACACCCGGACAACGTAAAGGGCATTGAATTCCAAGATGAAGTGGAAACAGCACAAAACTATGTTGACAAACTTAAAGACGAGGTAGATCACATCATTTTCATCACCCACGCCGGACTGGCGGTTGATCAAAGAATTGCAGAAGAAGTGGAAGGCATCGATCTGATTGTAGGCGGTCACAGCCACTCCACCCTGCACACACCGCAGTTCATCGGCGACACCTATGTGACCCAAGCCTATGAATATGGCAAACATCTGGGTTCCACTACCATGCTCTTTCACAACGGGCGATTGATCGGAATAAACGGTTATTTATGGCAAGATTCGGCTGATATCGCGCAAGATCCGCACGTGCAGGATATTCTGGAGCGCTATAAACAGAAAGCAGACGAAGCGTTACAGGAAGTGATCGGGTATACGGACCGCTATTTGGATGGGGCCAGAGAATCAGTTCGCACAAAGGAAACCAACCTGGGCAATTTAATCGCTGATGCCATGCGGGACATGGTCAGTGCCGATATCGCTTTGCAAAACGGAGGAGGCATCCGGGCCAGTCTCGGGCCAGGAGAGATTACCTTGGGAGATGTGATGGAGGTCCTCCCTTTCCAAAACACCGTTGTTAAACTGCTCATCACCGGAGGGCAACTGGAGCAAGTGCTGGAACACAGTGTGTCCCGCTATCCAGACCAACACGGCGGATTCCTGCAAGTATCGGGCCTGAACTTTACGTTTGATCCCAGTCAGCCACCGGGCAGCCGCGTACAAGACGTTTGGATAAACGGAGAACCGTTGCAGTATGACCGCACATACTCGGTGGCGACGAATGACTTCCTGGGATCAGGGGGAGATGGTTATACATGGCTGGCAGAAGGGGAATTGGTGGCAGACACTGGGGAATTGTTGAGCACCGCACTCATGCAATACTTGCATCAGGAACCGGACATTCCTGATGTGGAAGGACGCATCGTCGTTATTCCTTAA
- a CDS encoding acetate--CoA ligase, giving the protein MSTDVGGIHEVIKNVQLVYPDEAKQRSTALGSSEAFQDLLKKSQEDPAAFWDEVARELHWFEPWQETIRGSLPDFEFFKGGISNPCYNLLDRHIANGAANKTALIWEGEDGQTQFYTYQMLLAEVNRFANVLKSFGVKKGDPVAIYLPNLAESFIAILACFRLGAVYSTIFSGFSEQALLDRLSSYEPKVIITADATLRRGNVIPLKEKVDRVIDQIPDVQAVIVVDRLGTNPEMKTGRDYWWHEQRAKAGIHCEPARIEANEPGIVFYTSGTTGKPKGVVHAGMAFVVQNYIYAKYHMDFRPDDVFWCTADVGWLTMHIWGVAGALANGVTTLVYEGAPNYPDQDRIYQIIEKYRVTKLFTAPTVLRMLRSLGDDAVKPYDLACLEVVSLVGEPFDPETWNWTYEVLGQKNICVNNTWGQTETAGTPLAGAAWLTPMKPGSAGIQFLGADLGIVDDEGKPVPPGTLGNLVIRKPFPMLCRTLWKEPERYYEKYFSQVEGCYYASDIAVQDEDGYFWVVGRSDDAFNVSGHRLSTMEMESAVLECESVAEVAVIGVPDEIKGEVPVVFATLKGEIPSKEALKEQIEDNIVKGIGQIARPKMVFIVEAMPKTISGKIVRRLLKEIVVKGEVSGDLTGLEDPNVLEDIKHVVSAEMNSSV; this is encoded by the coding sequence ATGAGTACAGATGTAGGAGGCATTCACGAAGTCATCAAAAATGTTCAGCTTGTTTATCCGGACGAAGCGAAACAACGCTCAACGGCTTTGGGAAGCAGTGAAGCTTTTCAGGATTTGTTAAAAAAATCACAGGAAGATCCCGCAGCTTTTTGGGATGAGGTCGCTCGGGAACTGCACTGGTTTGAACCGTGGCAAGAAACAATCAGGGGCTCGTTGCCCGACTTTGAATTTTTCAAAGGGGGCATCAGCAATCCTTGTTACAATCTCCTTGACCGCCATATCGCCAATGGTGCAGCCAATAAAACAGCCCTGATTTGGGAAGGTGAAGACGGACAAACGCAATTTTATACGTACCAGATGCTGCTGGCCGAAGTGAACCGCTTTGCCAATGTGCTCAAATCTTTTGGGGTGAAAAAGGGCGATCCTGTGGCCATTTACCTGCCCAATCTTGCTGAGTCCTTCATTGCTATCCTTGCCTGTTTCCGGCTGGGGGCGGTCTATAGCACGATTTTTTCCGGTTTTTCCGAACAAGCTTTGCTGGACCGGTTGTCTAGTTATGAGCCCAAAGTGATCATCACTGCAGATGCCACCCTCCGGCGCGGAAATGTGATTCCGCTGAAGGAAAAAGTCGACCGTGTCATCGATCAAATTCCTGATGTGCAAGCAGTGATTGTCGTCGACCGCCTGGGAACAAATCCGGAGATGAAAACAGGAAGGGACTATTGGTGGCATGAACAACGGGCCAAGGCCGGTATTCACTGCGAGCCCGCCCGTATCGAAGCGAATGAACCCGGCATTGTTTTCTATACAAGCGGGACCACAGGAAAACCAAAAGGAGTGGTTCATGCCGGCATGGCCTTCGTCGTTCAAAACTACATTTATGCCAAATATCATATGGACTTTAGGCCGGACGATGTCTTTTGGTGTACGGCCGATGTTGGCTGGCTGACGATGCATATCTGGGGTGTTGCCGGTGCTTTGGCCAATGGGGTCACCACGCTGGTTTATGAAGGCGCTCCCAATTATCCGGATCAGGACCGGATTTATCAGATTATTGAGAAATACCGGGTGACCAAACTGTTCACGGCTCCTACTGTGTTGCGAATGCTTCGCAGTCTGGGTGATGATGCCGTTAAGCCTTATGATCTTGCATGTCTCGAAGTAGTTTCTCTGGTGGGAGAGCCGTTTGATCCGGAAACGTGGAATTGGACATATGAAGTGCTCGGACAAAAAAATATTTGCGTGAACAATACTTGGGGTCAGACGGAAACAGCAGGCACGCCCCTGGCGGGTGCAGCCTGGCTGACACCGATGAAACCCGGATCGGCCGGCATTCAATTTTTGGGCGCTGATTTAGGCATTGTGGATGATGAAGGCAAACCTGTCCCTCCAGGCACATTGGGCAACCTGGTTATACGGAAGCCTTTTCCCATGCTGTGCCGTACACTATGGAAAGAACCTGAGCGTTATTATGAGAAATATTTCAGCCAGGTGGAAGGCTGCTATTACGCCAGTGACATTGCTGTACAGGATGAAGACGGGTATTTCTGGGTGGTGGGTCGTTCCGATGATGCCTTTAATGTTTCAGGGCATCGTCTGAGTACCATGGAAATGGAGAGCGCTGTCCTTGAGTGCGAATCAGTGGCTGAAGTGGCGGTTATCGGTGTACCGGACGAGATCAAAGGTGAAGTTCCGGTGGTTTTTGCCACTCTTAAAGGAGAAATACCTTCAAAGGAAGCATTAAAAGAACAAATTGAAGACAACATTGTCAAAGGGATTGGTCAAATTGCCCGGCCTAAAATGGTCTTTATTGTGGAAGCCATGCCGAAAACAATCAGCGGCAAGATCGTGCGCCGCCTGTTAAAGGAAATCGTGGTAAAAGGTGAAGTGTCAGGGGATCTCACCGGGCTTGAAGATCCAAATGTGCTTGAGGACATTAAACATGTGGTTTCAGCTGAGATGAATTCGAGTGTGTAA
- a CDS encoding HPr family phosphocarrier protein: MAESFESNIYFKRQSITCNAKSLLGLVSFFWYLNRGDRFLIQAKGKDAYEAVERLSRFLVDNRHIDLDYWEEAGIDELNRLWKKVGAEPSSLRLAAKNLLNK, translated from the coding sequence TTGGCTGAATCATTTGAAAGCAACATCTATTTTAAACGTCAATCCATTACATGTAATGCTAAAAGCTTGTTAGGGCTTGTTTCATTCTTTTGGTATTTAAACAGAGGAGACCGGTTTTTGATACAGGCCAAGGGCAAAGATGCCTATGAAGCTGTAGAGCGCTTGAGCCGTTTTTTAGTTGACAACAGGCATATTGATCTTGATTACTGGGAAGAAGCTGGTATTGACGAGCTGAATAGACTGTGGAAAAAAGTTGGTGCAGAACCTTCGTCATTGCGCTTAGCCGCTAAGAATCTTTTGAATAAATAG
- a CDS encoding PTS sugar transporter subunit IIA, with translation MTDKNPFRPLIEVNVTAADWKEAVQYGGDLLVKAGKAEPRYVRAMIDNIEQLGPYMIIAPGVALPHARPENGVKQKGLSIVLLKEPVRFGEEEVRLLISLAATDNHSHLDLLKQVADVLQNEDNLNQIFQAKSAADIEALFAAS, from the coding sequence ATGACAGATAAGAACCCATTTCGTCCCCTTATTGAAGTGAATGTAACGGCCGCTGACTGGAAAGAAGCGGTCCAATACGGCGGTGATTTGTTGGTGAAAGCCGGAAAAGCAGAGCCGCGCTATGTACGGGCCATGATTGACAACATCGAACAGCTGGGACCGTATATGATCATTGCCCCGGGCGTCGCTTTGCCTCATGCCCGCCCCGAAAACGGGGTTAAGCAGAAAGGGTTAAGCATTGTCCTGTTAAAAGAGCCTGTGCGTTTCGGTGAGGAAGAGGTGAGGCTGTTGATTAGTCTGGCTGCCACGGATAATCATTCCCACCTTGATCTTTTAAAGCAGGTGGCGGACGTGCTGCAGAATGAAGATAATCTAAATCAAATATTTCAAGCAAAAAGCGCTGCAGACATTGAAGCTTTGTTTGCTGCTTCTTAA
- a CDS encoding PTS sugar transporter subunit IIB translates to MKIVTVCGMGLGSSLMLKMTVEKVLKEKGIKATVETCDFSAVSGVEADIILTNAEFAKQINHAQAKVAAVRNIASQEEVSTVLEQLLED, encoded by the coding sequence GTGAAAATTGTAACCGTATGCGGCATGGGATTGGGCTCCAGTTTGATGCTCAAAATGACAGTGGAAAAAGTCTTAAAGGAAAAAGGAATCAAAGCCACGGTGGAAACTTGTGATTTCAGCGCGGTTTCCGGTGTGGAGGCCGATATTATTTTAACCAACGCCGAATTTGCTAAACAGATCAATCATGCTCAAGCCAAAGTGGCTGCGGTGCGTAATATCGCCAGTCAGGAAGAAGTGTCCACAGTTTTGGAGCAGTTGCTTGAAGACTAA
- a CDS encoding PTS ascorbate transporter subunit IIC produces the protein MAVFEFLMNEILSLPAVLVGIMVLIGLAVQRADLSKIFSGTLKSIIGFIILGSGATVIIGSLDALGGIIEEGFSIHGVVPNNEAIVALAQQTLGRETALIMGFGFIANILFARFTPLKYIFLTGHHTFFMAALLSAVLGTAGLSGFALVLTGSIILGFLMVLMPAIGQPFMRQITGSNDIAIGHFSTIGYVSAGLVGKWVGNKEQSTEEIQISEKWSFLRDSLVATALTMVIIFVIMVLFAGPSVVSHYAGEQNFIMFGIIQGVTFAAGLSIILLGVRMILNEIVPAFRGIAEKIVPGAKPALDIPIVFPYASTAVIIGFLFSFAGGLISMFFLGLLSLPLIIPGLVPHFFTGGGAGVFGNATGGRVGAAVGGFVNGVLISFIPALLLPVLGNLGFANTTFGDTDFGIVGIIIGFIANLFS, from the coding sequence ATGGCTGTTTTTGAATTTCTGATGAATGAAATCTTAAGTTTGCCGGCTGTGCTGGTCGGCATTATGGTTTTGATCGGTCTGGCCGTCCAAAGAGCCGATCTGTCTAAGATTTTCTCAGGGACGCTGAAAAGTATTATCGGTTTTATTATCCTCGGATCCGGTGCCACGGTGATTATCGGTTCTCTTGATGCTTTGGGCGGCATTATCGAAGAAGGCTTTAGTATTCATGGTGTGGTCCCGAACAATGAGGCCATTGTTGCCTTGGCCCAGCAGACGTTAGGGAGGGAAACAGCTCTAATCATGGGCTTTGGCTTTATCGCCAATATATTATTTGCCAGGTTTACCCCGCTGAAATATATTTTCTTAACCGGACATCATACATTTTTTATGGCAGCCTTGTTGTCGGCCGTGCTGGGTACCGCGGGATTAAGCGGTTTTGCTTTGGTGCTGACAGGTTCGATCATTTTAGGGTTTCTGATGGTATTGATGCCGGCCATTGGCCAACCATTTATGAGGCAAATTACGGGCAGCAACGATATTGCCATCGGACACTTCAGCACCATTGGGTATGTGTCTGCCGGGTTGGTTGGAAAATGGGTGGGCAATAAAGAGCAGTCTACAGAGGAGATTCAGATTTCTGAAAAGTGGTCCTTTTTACGGGATTCATTGGTGGCCACTGCCCTGACCATGGTGATTATCTTTGTTATCATGGTGCTGTTTGCCGGTCCGTCCGTTGTCAGCCATTATGCTGGTGAGCAAAACTTCATCATGTTCGGCATTATCCAGGGGGTTACATTTGCAGCAGGGTTGAGCATTATCCTCTTAGGGGTGCGCATGATCCTTAATGAAATTGTACCTGCTTTCCGGGGAATTGCTGAAAAAATTGTCCCGGGTGCCAAACCTGCCCTGGATATTCCCATTGTGTTTCCCTATGCCTCTACGGCAGTGATCATTGGCTTTTTATTCAGCTTTGCCGGCGGTCTGATCAGCATGTTTTTTTTGGGCTTGCTCTCACTGCCGTTAATCATCCCGGGCCTTGTTCCTCATTTTTTTACGGGGGGCGGAGCCGGTGTGTTCGGCAATGCTACAGGGGGAAGAGTGGGCGCTGCCGTTGGAGGATTTGTCAACGGTGTGTTGATCAGCTTTATTCCCGCCTTGTTGTTACCGGTGCTGGGCAACCTCGGCTTTGCCAATACAACATTTGGAGATACGGACTTCGGCATTGTGGGTATCATTATCGGCTTTATAGCTAATTTGTTTAGTTAG
- a CDS encoding alpha/beta hydrolase, which yields MSANTFTFITQDGVEIVARRWAPDQVQPKAVVQIAHGMAEHIQRYDNFARHLVKHHFAVYGNDHRGHGLTGQKMGIAGYFADEDGFDRVVGDIEQKRSLCRYCQLAGRTACAEQQLRQRVFCFYDIILEH from the coding sequence ATGTCTGCCAACACCTTTACTTTTATCACTCAAGATGGCGTGGAGATTGTTGCCAGGAGATGGGCGCCCGATCAGGTCCAGCCAAAAGCGGTTGTCCAAATTGCCCATGGTATGGCCGAACATATCCAGCGTTATGATAATTTTGCCAGGCACCTGGTTAAGCACCATTTTGCCGTTTATGGGAATGATCACCGGGGACATGGTTTAACAGGCCAAAAAATGGGCATTGCCGGTTATTTTGCAGATGAGGACGGCTTTGACAGAGTGGTTGGCGATATTGAACAGAAAAGAAGTTTATGCAGATATTGTCAGCTGGCTGGAAGAACAGCTTGTGCGGAACAACAGTTAAGGCAACGTGTTTTTTGTTTTTACGATATTATTTTAGAACACTAA